One region of Rhodophyticola sp. CCM32 genomic DNA includes:
- a CDS encoding ABC transporter permease, with translation MMARYPLSFILSAGMLLTLVLLAVFAPFVAPYSPSDVVSAPFAPPSTNHLLGADALGRDLLSRTAYGLRYTIGIASFVTMVACFLGVTLAITAAVRKGWVDAIIGRSVDAVMAIPQIIFALIVLAVAGVSLTTLVCTMIVLETTLFFRILRAAAGDIAAMDFIEVARLRGEKMPWYIFREILPNLAPTLIAEFGLRFAFAALFISALSFLGVGIQPPDADLGGLVRENALAISIGRGAPLVPAVAIAAIAISTNGIVDWLVRKYSIRAELAQ, from the coding sequence ATGATGGCGCGCTACCCGCTGTCCTTCATCCTTTCAGCTGGGATGTTGCTGACGCTGGTGTTGCTTGCGGTTTTTGCGCCTTTTGTTGCGCCTTATTCCCCAAGCGATGTGGTCAGCGCACCTTTCGCCCCACCCAGTACCAATCATCTTCTGGGGGCCGACGCCTTGGGGCGAGACTTGCTCAGCCGTACTGCTTACGGGCTGCGCTACACCATTGGCATTGCATCTTTTGTAACGATGGTCGCGTGTTTTTTAGGGGTGACGCTGGCGATCACGGCTGCTGTCCGCAAAGGGTGGGTTGACGCGATCATCGGGCGCTCTGTCGATGCGGTCATGGCGATACCGCAAATCATCTTTGCTCTTATTGTACTGGCTGTGGCCGGGGTGTCTCTGACGACGCTTGTCTGTACAATGATCGTGCTGGAAACGACTCTGTTTTTCCGCATTCTGCGCGCCGCTGCGGGAGATATCGCGGCCATGGATTTCATCGAGGTTGCGCGCCTTCGTGGCGAAAAGATGCCTTGGTACATCTTCCGCGAAATCCTGCCCAATCTGGCGCCGACATTGATCGCCGAATTCGGCCTGCGCTTTGCCTTTGCCGCCCTTTTTATCAGTGCACTCAGCTTTTTGGGCGTGGGAATTCAGCCACCAGATGCCGATCTGGGCGGGCTTGTGCGTGAAAATGCGCTGGCGATCTCAATCGGACGCGGCGCGCCTTTGGTTCCGGCCGTTGCAATCGCGGCCATCGCTATTTCGACCAACGGCATCGTGGACTGGCTGGTGCGCAAGTATTCGATCCGCGCGGAGCTGGCACAATGA
- a CDS encoding ABC transporter ATP-binding protein — protein MSFLKIENLTLKAGSKALLSDISLTLEKGEILGLIGESGAGKSTLGLAAIGFLRPGCHVSSGRVELLGHDLMAMPPDDLRGLRRTKVAYVAQSAAAAFNPFYRLQDQVTELRALQKSMAKTERRDLVVALFNRLQLPDPVAFCRKYPHQASGGQLQRAMIAMALLNDPEIIVFDEPTTALDVTTQMEVLRVIRQVIAEQGCAAIYVSHDLAVVSQVSSRILVLRNGKTVEQNKTRAIIDAPETDYTKALVAHRKVGDFVGAAPSQNAIIEIRSLDLGYGAVKIVSDVNLIIGEGEIVALVGESGSGKTTVARSIAGLLPPWAGQILLNGAELDGNIDRRSDSLRRRIQFAHQLPDVALNPRQTIRTALARPLQKFHGLSGAALNARLHALLDEVELPHDLLNRSPGALSGGQKQRVCIARCLAAEPEVLICDEVTSALDALVEDSILKLLWRLQQKRQISILFITHNLGVTRRFTHSVAIMEQGRIVEQGTTEAVFADPQQDYTKRLLASEPTTRRGWLDEQLALSSGE, from the coding sequence ATGAGCTTTCTCAAGATCGAGAACTTGACCCTGAAAGCTGGATCAAAGGCACTTCTGTCAGACATTTCCCTGACCCTCGAAAAGGGAGAAATCCTTGGCTTGATCGGAGAATCCGGGGCTGGCAAGTCAACACTTGGGCTCGCCGCTATCGGGTTTCTGCGGCCCGGATGCCATGTATCATCAGGCAGGGTAGAGCTTTTGGGCCATGATCTGATGGCGATGCCCCCTGACGATTTACGCGGCCTGCGCAGAACCAAGGTTGCCTACGTCGCACAATCCGCCGCTGCTGCGTTCAACCCGTTTTACAGGTTGCAGGATCAGGTGACCGAACTGCGCGCTTTGCAAAAGAGCATGGCCAAGACTGAGCGTCGTGATCTGGTGGTGGCACTGTTTAATCGGTTGCAGTTGCCTGATCCAGTCGCATTCTGTCGCAAGTACCCGCATCAGGCCTCGGGGGGGCAGCTCCAGCGCGCGATGATTGCGATGGCATTGCTCAACGATCCTGAAATTATCGTGTTTGATGAACCGACAACCGCTCTGGATGTTACGACACAAATGGAAGTCCTGCGCGTGATCCGTCAGGTTATTGCCGAACAGGGTTGTGCCGCGATTTACGTCAGCCACGATTTGGCTGTGGTGTCGCAGGTCAGTAGCCGCATTCTGGTTCTGCGCAACGGCAAGACCGTTGAACAAAACAAGACGCGGGCAATCATCGACGCGCCCGAAACCGACTATACAAAGGCTCTTGTCGCGCACCGTAAGGTTGGTGATTTTGTCGGCGCTGCGCCAAGTCAGAACGCTATAATTGAAATCCGGTCGCTTGATCTTGGGTATGGCGCCGTCAAGATAGTGAGCGATGTCAATCTAATTATCGGCGAGGGTGAGATCGTCGCCCTTGTTGGCGAAAGCGGTAGCGGCAAGACAACAGTGGCACGTTCGATCGCCGGTCTTCTACCGCCCTGGGCAGGGCAAATCCTGCTGAATGGGGCAGAGTTGGACGGCAATATCGACAGACGATCAGACTCGTTGCGCCGCCGCATTCAGTTTGCTCACCAACTGCCGGACGTTGCGTTGAACCCACGCCAGACAATCCGCACGGCCCTGGCCCGACCTTTGCAGAAATTCCACGGGCTTTCGGGGGCGGCTTTGAATGCCCGCCTACACGCGTTGCTGGATGAAGTTGAATTGCCACATGATTTATTGAATCGCTCGCCAGGTGCGCTTTCGGGCGGACAGAAGCAACGCGTGTGCATCGCGCGCTGCCTTGCCGCCGAACCGGAAGTGTTAATTTGCGATGAAGTCACATCGGCGCTTGATGCTTTGGTCGAAGACAGCATCCTAAAATTGCTTTGGCGACTGCAGCAAAAGCGTCAGATCAGCATCCTGTTCATTACCCACAATCTTGGTGTCACACGACGGTTCACGCATTCTGTCGCCATCATGGAACAAGGCCGGATCGTAGAACAGGGCACCACCGAGGCGGTTTTTGCCGATCCGCAACAGGACTATACCAAACGATTACTGGCATCCGAGCCGACAACGCGGCGCGGGTGGCTGGACGAACAACTGGCCTTGTCGAGCGGTGAGTGA
- a CDS encoding sulfatase-like hydrolase/transferase → MGDYHGTRFTRAYVQSPVCGPSRMSAYTGRYPRSHGSTANAFPLRVGEMTLGDHLRPMGHDTVLIGKTHMRADVEGMERFGVSPDTIIGARLSECGFDTFERDDGLHYVATDPAYNQHLHDQGHTGDNPWLTAANSVAPETVDETGNGWLLKYSDRPALVPEPDSETPYLTRRFIDFLDSRAGQDGWLCHLSFIKPHWPYIAPASYHNMYGPDSWVAPTRDNGERADPHPVYGAFMNQRVSKAFSRDEVRETVLPAYMGLIKQIDDQMGLLFAELKARGLWDKTLIVFTSDHGDYLGDHWMGEKDLFHEPSVKVPLIIRDPRPNALRGQISDALVEAIDLAPTFVDALGGDPAYQWFEGRSLLPLLEGSMPEDWRDVAFSEYDYSVMDARRELDQEISDCRIVMACDARWKLFYFEGFRPMLFDLENDPDELHDLGNDPAYAGQCEHLTNEVFAWYRRGRQRVTVTDAQVSQGGEAATVAQGVIIGFWDEDELRDFKDQT, encoded by the coding sequence ATGGGGGATTACCATGGAACCCGCTTCACCCGTGCATATGTGCAGTCCCCCGTATGTGGGCCAAGCCGGATGAGCGCGTATACTGGCCGCTATCCACGCTCGCACGGGTCCACGGCCAACGCCTTTCCTCTGCGTGTCGGGGAAATGACTCTTGGGGATCATTTGCGCCCGATGGGTCATGATACTGTGCTGATTGGCAAGACCCACATGCGCGCTGATGTCGAAGGCATGGAGCGTTTTGGCGTTTCGCCTGATACAATCATAGGCGCGCGCCTTTCGGAGTGTGGCTTTGATACGTTCGAGAGGGATGACGGGTTGCACTATGTTGCGACAGATCCCGCATATAACCAACATCTACACGATCAGGGGCATACGGGCGACAATCCGTGGTTAACCGCTGCAAACAGTGTGGCTCCTGAAACGGTGGATGAGACGGGCAACGGTTGGTTGCTCAAATATTCCGACCGCCCTGCCCTTGTGCCTGAGCCAGATAGCGAAACGCCTTATCTTACGCGCCGGTTTATTGATTTTCTGGATAGCCGCGCAGGTCAGGACGGGTGGTTGTGCCACCTGTCGTTCATAAAGCCGCATTGGCCCTACATCGCCCCTGCCTCCTATCACAACATGTATGGACCAGACAGTTGGGTTGCGCCCACGCGCGACAACGGCGAACGCGCCGACCCCCACCCTGTCTATGGCGCATTTATGAATCAGCGTGTGTCAAAGGCGTTTTCACGAGATGAAGTGCGCGAAACGGTGCTGCCTGCATACATGGGCCTGATCAAGCAGATCGATGATCAGATGGGCCTGTTGTTCGCGGAACTGAAGGCGCGCGGTCTTTGGGACAAGACGCTGATCGTGTTTACCTCTGATCACGGGGATTACCTTGGTGATCACTGGATGGGCGAAAAGGATCTGTTTCACGAACCTTCCGTCAAAGTGCCGTTGATCATACGCGATCCCCGCCCCAATGCCCTGCGCGGACAGATCAGTGATGCGTTGGTTGAGGCGATTGATCTTGCCCCTACATTCGTCGATGCGTTGGGAGGTGATCCAGCGTATCAGTGGTTCGAGGGCCGCTCGCTTTTGCCGTTGCTTGAAGGGTCAATGCCCGAGGATTGGCGCGATGTTGCATTCTCTGAATATGACTATTCGGTCATGGATGCCCGGCGCGAATTGGATCAGGAGATTTCCGATTGTCGCATCGTGATGGCCTGCGATGCCCGTTGGAAGCTGTTTTATTTCGAAGGGTTCCGACCTATGCTTTTCGATCTGGAAAATGATCCCGACGAATTGCACGATCTGGGAAACGATCCCGCCTATGCGGGCCAATGCGAGCATCTCACAAACGAAGTTTTCGCGTGGTATCGTCGTGGCCGTCAACGTGTGACTGTGACAGATGCACAAGTCTCGCAGGGGGGTGAAGCAGCTACTGTCGCACAAGGTGTGATTATCGGTTTCTGGGACGAGGACGAGCTGCGAGATTTCAAGGATCAAACTTGA